The following are encoded in a window of Stigmatella erecta genomic DNA:
- a CDS encoding fatty acid desaturase, with product MVAAPPTPSIADADTLSASTDSRGAAWWQRWEIPTWLVAAAIYGAWAGLVLFHAVIPWPLLMLAGAYVLAWHFSLQHEAIHGWQSIPPWLRTALVWPPIGGWLPFALYRHSHTIHHRNHHLTYPGLDTESVYHREEDWARYSKAWRAVLMFNQTLLGRMLIGPILRLRKLVLTEGARVRAGDFRNGGIWLRFAVGLAAVLWFVSSVAHMPIWKYYLLMVYPAFSLGLVRAFIEHRWGEHPEERVASVESNWVFGLLFLWNNLHIVHHLDPVLPWYEIPGAYRRGREELLRRNGSYVFKGYGEIARRWLLKPVFIPIHPRGAPGNAVTPAARRGA from the coding sequence ATGGTGGCTGCTCCCCCGACCCCATCCATCGCCGATGCCGACACCCTCAGCGCTTCAACGGACTCGCGTGGCGCCGCCTGGTGGCAGCGTTGGGAGATTCCGACCTGGCTCGTCGCCGCCGCCATCTATGGCGCCTGGGCGGGGCTGGTGTTGTTCCATGCCGTGATTCCCTGGCCGCTCTTGATGCTTGCCGGCGCCTATGTACTCGCCTGGCACTTCTCGTTGCAGCACGAGGCGATCCACGGATGGCAGAGCATCCCGCCCTGGTTGCGCACGGCGCTCGTCTGGCCTCCGATTGGCGGCTGGCTGCCCTTCGCGCTCTACCGGCACAGCCATACCATCCACCACCGCAACCACCACCTGACCTATCCGGGGTTGGACACCGAGAGCGTGTATCACCGCGAAGAGGACTGGGCCCGCTATTCGAAAGCATGGCGGGCGGTCCTGATGTTCAACCAGACCCTGCTCGGGCGCATGCTGATCGGGCCCATCCTGCGCCTTCGCAAGCTGGTGCTGACAGAGGGGGCGCGGGTGCGCGCGGGCGACTTCCGCAACGGCGGCATCTGGTTGCGCTTCGCCGTGGGGCTGGCGGCGGTGCTGTGGTTCGTCTCGTCCGTTGCCCACATGCCGATCTGGAAGTACTACCTCCTCATGGTCTACCCGGCCTTCAGCCTGGGACTGGTGCGGGCCTTCATCGAGCACCGTTGGGGCGAGCATCCGGAGGAGCGGGTCGCGAGCGTCGAGAGCAACTGGGTTTTCGGCCTGCTGTTCCTGTGGAACAACCTTCACATCGTGCACCACCTGGATCCGGTCCTGCCCTGGTACGAGATCCCTGGCGCCTACCGCCGCGGCCGCGAGGAGCTGTTGCGCCGCAACGGCTCCTATGTGTTCAAGGGTTATGGGGAGATCGCGCGGCGCTGGTTGCTGAAGCCGGTGTTCATCCCCATCCACCCGCGCGGGGCACCTGGCAACGCCGTGACGCCCGCAGCGCGCCGTGGCGCCTAG
- a CDS encoding MFS transporter encodes MPESQVRALEVDERTSRRAVIAACSGNVFEWYDFTVYALFALSIAKAFFPSSDPTIELVKAFLAFGLGFVVRPLGAVLLGIYGDRAGRKAVLTATIGLMAVGTLIIAVSPTYAAIGVGAPLLLLAGRVLQGFSAGGEVGGAAALLIEHAPSHRRGEYASWLQASMAASNILGALVAFGVTSLLTREQLDGFGWRIPFVIGLLIAPIGMWIRNTLDETPEFKREAGHRGSAPVRPLRTLLSEFPLMVLKGSSLSILWTVSSYVLVIFMPTYVQRSFGYTPSEAFTASLVGNVVMVAICVLAGIASDRLGRKTVLMAAALWLVVLVHPMLWLVQTQHGLATLIAAQTLLCIGVGCFVGVAPSTLAELFPARVRSTGVSVCYNLAVTLFSGFAPAVLAWLTGRGGVFAPGWYVIIAAVLAAPALVSLKPGRAPGASLSQGVSPSQG; translated from the coding sequence ATGCCCGAGAGTCAGGTTCGAGCGTTGGAGGTGGACGAGCGCACCAGCCGCCGCGCGGTCATCGCCGCCTGCAGCGGCAACGTCTTCGAGTGGTACGACTTCACCGTCTACGCCCTCTTCGCCCTCTCCATCGCCAAGGCCTTCTTTCCCAGCTCCGACCCGACCATCGAGTTGGTGAAGGCCTTTCTCGCCTTCGGGCTGGGCTTCGTGGTGCGCCCCTTGGGGGCGGTGCTGCTCGGCATCTACGGCGACCGGGCAGGCCGCAAGGCGGTGCTCACCGCCACCATCGGCCTGATGGCGGTGGGCACCCTGATCATCGCCGTCTCGCCGACCTATGCGGCCATTGGGGTTGGCGCGCCCTTGTTGCTGCTCGCGGGCCGTGTGCTGCAGGGGTTCTCGGCCGGTGGCGAGGTCGGGGGGGCGGCAGCGCTCCTGATCGAGCATGCCCCCAGCCACCGGCGCGGGGAATACGCCTCTTGGCTCCAGGCGAGCATGGCCGCCTCGAACATCCTGGGCGCCCTGGTGGCCTTCGGAGTGACCTCGCTGTTGACCCGGGAGCAGCTGGATGGCTTTGGCTGGCGCATACCGTTCGTGATTGGCCTGCTGATCGCGCCGATCGGCATGTGGATCCGCAACACCCTCGACGAGACGCCGGAGTTCAAGCGTGAGGCCGGGCACCGGGGCAGCGCGCCCGTCCGGCCCCTGAGGACGCTCTTGTCCGAGTTCCCGCTGATGGTGCTGAAGGGCTCGAGCCTGTCGATCCTCTGGACGGTCTCCAGCTACGTCCTCGTCATCTTCATGCCGACCTACGTGCAGCGGAGCTTCGGCTACACCCCGTCCGAAGCCTTCACCGCCTCGCTGGTTGGCAACGTCGTCATGGTGGCCATCTGTGTCCTCGCCGGGATTGCCTCGGACCGCCTGGGCCGCAAGACCGTGCTGATGGCAGCGGCCCTGTGGCTGGTGGTGCTGGTCCACCCGATGCTCTGGCTCGTGCAGACTCAGCACGGCCTCGCCACGCTGATCGCCGCCCAGACCCTGCTGTGCATCGGCGTCGGCTGCTTCGTGGGCGTGGCCCCCTCGACGCTCGCCGAGTTGTTTCCGGCCCGCGTGCGCTCGACCGGGGTGTCGGTCTGCTACAACCTCGCCGTCACCCTGTTCAGTGGCTTCGCGCCGGCGGTGCTCGCCTGGCTCACGGGGCGCGGCGGCGTCTTCGCTCCCGGCTGGTATGTGATCATCGCCGCGGTGCTGGCGGCGCCCGCCCTCGTCAGCCTCAAGCCCGGCCGCGCGCCGGGCGCCTCCCTCTCCCAGGGCGTCAGCCCCTCCCAGGGCTGA